In one window of Phyllopteryx taeniolatus isolate TA_2022b chromosome 23, UOR_Ptae_1.2, whole genome shotgun sequence DNA:
- the hdlbpb gene encoding vigilin isoform X2, which yields MSSVAVLTPESFAEHRSGLKDQEIIGCVPEDEAYIPTYLEAFPPLPEKGAPGEKAAPAWGSKIRPIKASVITQVFHVPLEERRYKDNSQFGEGEEAKVCLDIMQRTEAHIELSLAKDQGLSVMVTGKVDSVMKARKEIVARLQTQASTAVVIPKEHHRFVIGKNGEKLQELELKTATKVVVPRPDDPSANIRIAGTKEGIEKARHEILLISAEQDKRAVERLPLEKAFHPFISGPHNRLVQELSQETGARISVPPTSLPKDEIVVTGEKEAVALALGRIRAIYDDKKRKTTTISVEVKKSQHKYIVGPKGNTLQEILEATGVSVEMPPLDSGSETIILRGEPDELGPALTQVYSKAKSVMVMDVTAPAWLHRFIIGKKGQNIGRITQQLPRVHIEFTDGEERINLEGPTEEVQQAQAQIQEIIKDLLVRMDYTEVIVDQRFHRHLIGKNGTNINRIKEQYKVSVRIPQDSERSSLVRIEGDPKGVQLARRELIEMVQRMENERTKDLVVEHKFHRTIIGQKGEKIKEVRDKFPEVIINFPDPAQKSNVVQLRGPKSEVEKCAKFLQKMIADLIESSFSLSVPIFKQFHKNIIGKGGANIKKIREETNTKIDLPTENSNSEMIAITGKKGNCEAARDRILAIQRELANIKETEVTIPAKLHNSLIGSKGCLVRAVMEECGGVHIHFPSEGSTSDKVTIRGPAGEVEKAKKQLLQLAEEKQVNNFTAELQAKPEYHKFLIGRGGANVRRVRDRTGARIIFPSTDDPEQELITIVGKEEAVRQAQNELECLIKNLDDVVEDSMDVDVRHHRHFVCRRGQVLRELAEEYGSVAVSFPRTGANSQRVSLKGAKDCVEAAKKRIREIIKDLESQVSVEVTIPQRYHRAIMGPKGSRIQHITREHEVQIKFPERDDANAGQEASPQESGHVCPDAELVPRKCDVVAILGRAEKCEVAKAALLALVPITEDVEVSNELHRYVIGQKGSGIRKMMEEYEALRSFKATVSVEPKFHPKIIGRKGAVVSQIRKDHDVNIQFPDKGDEQQDLIVVSGYEGNVEEACEAIRQLVAELQEMVSQDVPLDPRTHARIIGARGKAIRKLMEEFKVDIRFPPPGSDEPDKVTVTGLPETVDNAVEHLLNLEDEYLLSMTETERLAAYMKPPSRCGGGGGGTGGPEDGTGTPAKGFVVRDAPWNAAEYKALDMSSADDFLTFGKAVAPKQRSAWGPKKF from the exons ATGAGCTCAGTGGCAGTGTTGACCCCCGAGAGCTTTGCGGAGCATCGCAGCGGCCTGAAGGACCAGGAGATTATAG GCTGTGTCCCGGAGGATGAGGCCTACATCCCCACCTACCTGGAGGCCTTCCCTCCGCTGCCAGAAAAGGGTGCGCCGGGGGAGAAGGCGGCCCCCGCGTGGGGGAGCAAGATCAGGCCCATCAAAGCTTCCGTCATCACCCAG GTGTTCCACGTGCCCCTCGAGGAGCGCCGCTACAAGGACAACAGCCAGTTCGGGGAGGGCGAAGAAGCCAAAGTGTGCTTGGACATCATGCAGCGAACAGAAGCCCACATTGAGCTGTCCCTGGCTAAAGACCAGGGCTTGTCCGTCATGGTCACAGGCAAAGTGGACTCTGTCATGAAGGCCCGCAAGGAGATCGTAGCACGACTGCAGACTCAG GCCTCAACCGCGGTCGTCATCCCCAAGGAGCACCACCGCTTCGTCATCGGCAAGAACGGCGAAAAGCTGCAGGAACTGGAGCTGAAGACGGCCACCAAGGTCGTCGTGCCGCGCCCGGACGACCCCAGCGCCAACATCCGCATCGCCGGTACCAAGGAGGGCATCGAGAAGGCGCGGCATGAGATACTGCTGATCTCTGCGGAGCAG GACAAGCGCGCGGTGGAGCGGCTCCCCCTGGAGAAGGCCTTCCACCCCTTCATTTCCGGCCCACACAATCGGCTGGTGCAGGAGCTGAGTCAGGAAACGGGCGCTCGCATCAGCGTGCCCCCTACCAGCCTGCCCAAGGACGAGATCGTCGTCACCGGGGAGAAGGAGGCCGTCGCCCTGGCGCTCGGCCGCATACGTGCCATCTACGACGACAAG AAGAGGAAGACCACCACCATCTCCGTGGAGGTGAAGAAGTCGCAGCACAAGTACATCGTCGGCCCAAAGGGCAACACCCTGCAGGAGATCCTGGAGGCCACGGGGGTGTCGGTGGAGATGCCCCCGCTGGATTCCGGCTCGGAGACCATCATCCTCAGGGGGGAGCCCGACGAGCTGGGCCCGGCCCTCACGCAGGTCTACTCCAAG GCCAAAAGTGTGATGGTGATGGATGTGACGGCTCCGGCCTGGCTGCATCGCTTCATTATTGGCAAAAAGGGACAAAACATCGGGCGGATAACACAGCAGCTGCCTCGA gttCACATTGAGTTCACCGATGGCGAGGAGCGCATCAACCTGGAGGGGCCGACGGAGGAGGTGCAGCAGGCTCAGGCCCAGATACAAGAAATCATCAAGGACCTG CTGGTGAGGATGGACTACACCGAGGTCATCGTAGACCAGCGTTTCCACAGACATCTTATCGGAAAGAACGGCACCAATA TCAACCGGATTAAGGAGCAGTACAAGGTCTCCGTGAGAATCCCGCAGGACTCTGAGCGAAGCAGCCTGGTCCGCATCGAGGGCGACCCCAAGGGCGTCCAGCTGGCTCGCAGGGAACTCATCGAGATGGTTCAAAGAATG gAGAATGAGCGAACCAAAGATCTGGTAGTGGAGCACAAGTTCCATCGGACGATCATCGGTCAGAAGGGAGAGAAGATAAAAGAAGTCCGAGACAAGTTCCCCGAG GTTATCATCAACTTCCCTGACCCGGCGCAGAAGAGTAACGTTGTTCAGCTGAGGGGGCCCAAGAGCGAGGTGGAGAAGTGCGCAAAGTTCCTCCAGAAGATGATTGCCGACCTG ATAGAGAGTAGCTTCTCGCTCTCGGTTCCCATCTTCAAGCAGTTCCACAAAAACATCATCGGCAAAGGTGGTGCCAACATCAAAAAG ATCCGCGAGGAGACCAACACCAAGATCGACTTGCCCACTGAGAACAGCAACTCCGAGATGATCGCCATCACGGGTAAGAAGGGCAACTGTGAGGCGGCCAGAGATCGAATCCTCGCCATCCAGAGAGAACTG GCCAACATTAAAGAGACAGAGGTCACCATCCCGGCCAAGCTGCACAACTCCCTGATCGGCTCCAAGGGCTGCCTGGTCCGCGCCGTCATGGAGGAATGCGGCGGCGTCCACATCCACTTCCCCTCCGAGGGCTCGACGTCGGACAAGGTCACCATCAGGGGGCCCGCCGGCGAGGTGGAGAAGGCCAAGAAGCAACTGCTGCAGCTGGCTGAGGAGAAG CAAGTCAACAACTTCACAGCCGAACTGCAGGCCAAGCCAGAGTACCACAAGTTCCTGATCGGGCGCGGCGGGGCCAACGTTCGCCGCGTACGGGACAGGACGGGCGCACGCATCATCTTCCCGTCAACTGACGACCCCGAGCAGGAACTGATCACCATTGTGGGGAAAGAGGAAGCCGTCCGTCAGGCACAGAATGAACTAGAATGCCTGATCAAAAACCTG GATGACGTGGTGGAGGATAGCATGGATGTGGACGTACGCCACCACCGCCATTTTGTGTGCCGCAGAGGCCAGGTGCTGCGGGAGCTGGCCGAAGAATATGGCAGCGTTGCCGTCAGCTTTCCTCGCACGGGGGCCAACAGCCAGCGGGTCTCCCTGAAGGGAGCCAAGGACTGCGTGGAGGCCGCCAAAAAACGCATACGGGAGATCATCAAGGACCTG GAGTCCCAGGTGAGCGTGGAGGTGACGATCCCTCAGCGCTACCACCGCGCCATCATGGGGCCCAAAGGCAGCCGCATTCAGCACATCACCCGCGAGCACGAGGTCCAGATCAAGTTCCCGGAGAGAGACGACGCCAACGCAG GTCAAGAGGCTTCGCCGCAGGAGAGCGGCCACGTCTGTCCAGATGCGGAGCTCGTCCCCCGTAAGTGCGACGTCGTCGCCATCTTGGGGCGAGCCGAGAAGTGTGAGGTGGCCAAAGCTGCCCTGCTG GCCTTGGTGCCCATCACGGAGGACGTGGAGGTGTCCAATGAGCTTCATCGCTACGTCATCGGCCAGAAAGGCAGCGGAATCCGAAAGATGATGGAGGAATACGAG GCGCTGCGGAGCTTCAAGGCCACCGTATCGGTCGAGCCAAAGTTTCATCCCAAGATCATCGGTCGCAAGGGGGCGGTCGTTTCTCAGATCCGAAAAGACCACGACGTCAACATCCAGTTCCCCGACAAAGGCGACGAGCAGCAG GACCTGATCGTGGTGTCGGGGTACGAGGGGAACGTGGAGGAGGCGTGCGAGGCCATCCGGCAACTTGTGGCCGAGTTGCAGGAGATGGTGAGCCAAGACGTGCCCCTGGACCCCAGAACGCACGCCCGCATCATCGGCGCCCGCGGCAAAGCCATCCGCAAGCTGATGGAGGAGTTCAAG GTGGATATCCGGTTTCCTCCACCTGGCTCCGACGAACCTGACAAAGTGACGGTGACGGGTCTTCCCGAGACGGTCGACAACGCCGTCGAGCACCTGCTCAACCTGGAGGATGAATAC TTGCTCAGCATGACAGAGACCGAGAGGTTGGCGGCGTACATGAAACCTCCGTCGCGGTGCgggggaggcggcggcggcacgGGGGGGCCGGAAGATGGTACCGGGACTCCGGCGAAAGGCTTCGTGGTGCGCGACGCCCCCTGGAACGCCGCAGAGTACAAG
- the hdlbpb gene encoding vigilin isoform X1: MSSVAVLTPESFAEHRSGLKDQEIIGCVPEDEAYIPTYLEAFPPLPEKGAPGEKAAPAWGSKIRPIKASVITQVFHVPLEERRYKDNSQFGEGEEAKVCLDIMQRTEAHIELSLAKDQGLSVMVTGKVDSVMKARKEIVARLQTQASTAVVIPKEHHRFVIGKNGEKLQELELKTATKVVVPRPDDPSANIRIAGTKEGIEKARHEILLISAEQDKRAVERLPLEKAFHPFISGPHNRLVQELSQETGARISVPPTSLPKDEIVVTGEKEAVALALGRIRAIYDDKKRKTTTISVEVKKSQHKYIVGPKGNTLQEILEATGVSVEMPPLDSGSETIILRGEPDELGPALTQVYSKAKSVMVMDVTAPAWLHRFIIGKKGQNIGRITQQLPRVHIEFTDGEERINLEGPTEEVQQAQAQIQEIIKDLLVRMDYTEVIVDQRFHRHLIGKNGTNINRIKEQYKVSVRIPQDSERSSLVRIEGDPKGVQLARRELIEMVQRMENERTKDLVVEHKFHRTIIGQKGEKIKEVRDKFPEVIINFPDPAQKSNVVQLRGPKSEVEKCAKFLQKMIADLIESSFSLSVPIFKQFHKNIIGKGGANIKKIREETNTKIDLPTENSNSEMIAITGKKGNCEAARDRILAIQRELANIKETEVTIPAKLHNSLIGSKGCLVRAVMEECGGVHIHFPSEGSTSDKVTIRGPAGEVEKAKKQLLQLAEEKQVNNFTAELQAKPEYHKFLIGRGGANVRRVRDRTGARIIFPSTDDPEQELITIVGKEEAVRQAQNELECLIKNLDDVVEDSMDVDVRHHRHFVCRRGQVLRELAEEYGSVAVSFPRTGANSQRVSLKGAKDCVEAAKKRIREIIKDLESQVSVEVTIPQRYHRAIMGPKGSRIQHITREHEVQIKFPERDDANAGQEASPQESGHVCPDAELVPRKCDVVAILGRAEKCEVAKAALLALVPITEDVEVSNELHRYVIGQKGSGIRKMMEEYEVNMWVPQPELRQDAIRVTGLLANVQRAKRGLLSRAKELQAEQEDRALRSFKATVSVEPKFHPKIIGRKGAVVSQIRKDHDVNIQFPDKGDEQQDLIVVSGYEGNVEEACEAIRQLVAELQEMVSQDVPLDPRTHARIIGARGKAIRKLMEEFKVDIRFPPPGSDEPDKVTVTGLPETVDNAVEHLLNLEDEYLLSMTETERLAAYMKPPSRCGGGGGGTGGPEDGTGTPAKGFVVRDAPWNAAEYKALDMSSADDFLTFGKAVAPKQRSAWGPKKF; this comes from the exons ATGAGCTCAGTGGCAGTGTTGACCCCCGAGAGCTTTGCGGAGCATCGCAGCGGCCTGAAGGACCAGGAGATTATAG GCTGTGTCCCGGAGGATGAGGCCTACATCCCCACCTACCTGGAGGCCTTCCCTCCGCTGCCAGAAAAGGGTGCGCCGGGGGAGAAGGCGGCCCCCGCGTGGGGGAGCAAGATCAGGCCCATCAAAGCTTCCGTCATCACCCAG GTGTTCCACGTGCCCCTCGAGGAGCGCCGCTACAAGGACAACAGCCAGTTCGGGGAGGGCGAAGAAGCCAAAGTGTGCTTGGACATCATGCAGCGAACAGAAGCCCACATTGAGCTGTCCCTGGCTAAAGACCAGGGCTTGTCCGTCATGGTCACAGGCAAAGTGGACTCTGTCATGAAGGCCCGCAAGGAGATCGTAGCACGACTGCAGACTCAG GCCTCAACCGCGGTCGTCATCCCCAAGGAGCACCACCGCTTCGTCATCGGCAAGAACGGCGAAAAGCTGCAGGAACTGGAGCTGAAGACGGCCACCAAGGTCGTCGTGCCGCGCCCGGACGACCCCAGCGCCAACATCCGCATCGCCGGTACCAAGGAGGGCATCGAGAAGGCGCGGCATGAGATACTGCTGATCTCTGCGGAGCAG GACAAGCGCGCGGTGGAGCGGCTCCCCCTGGAGAAGGCCTTCCACCCCTTCATTTCCGGCCCACACAATCGGCTGGTGCAGGAGCTGAGTCAGGAAACGGGCGCTCGCATCAGCGTGCCCCCTACCAGCCTGCCCAAGGACGAGATCGTCGTCACCGGGGAGAAGGAGGCCGTCGCCCTGGCGCTCGGCCGCATACGTGCCATCTACGACGACAAG AAGAGGAAGACCACCACCATCTCCGTGGAGGTGAAGAAGTCGCAGCACAAGTACATCGTCGGCCCAAAGGGCAACACCCTGCAGGAGATCCTGGAGGCCACGGGGGTGTCGGTGGAGATGCCCCCGCTGGATTCCGGCTCGGAGACCATCATCCTCAGGGGGGAGCCCGACGAGCTGGGCCCGGCCCTCACGCAGGTCTACTCCAAG GCCAAAAGTGTGATGGTGATGGATGTGACGGCTCCGGCCTGGCTGCATCGCTTCATTATTGGCAAAAAGGGACAAAACATCGGGCGGATAACACAGCAGCTGCCTCGA gttCACATTGAGTTCACCGATGGCGAGGAGCGCATCAACCTGGAGGGGCCGACGGAGGAGGTGCAGCAGGCTCAGGCCCAGATACAAGAAATCATCAAGGACCTG CTGGTGAGGATGGACTACACCGAGGTCATCGTAGACCAGCGTTTCCACAGACATCTTATCGGAAAGAACGGCACCAATA TCAACCGGATTAAGGAGCAGTACAAGGTCTCCGTGAGAATCCCGCAGGACTCTGAGCGAAGCAGCCTGGTCCGCATCGAGGGCGACCCCAAGGGCGTCCAGCTGGCTCGCAGGGAACTCATCGAGATGGTTCAAAGAATG gAGAATGAGCGAACCAAAGATCTGGTAGTGGAGCACAAGTTCCATCGGACGATCATCGGTCAGAAGGGAGAGAAGATAAAAGAAGTCCGAGACAAGTTCCCCGAG GTTATCATCAACTTCCCTGACCCGGCGCAGAAGAGTAACGTTGTTCAGCTGAGGGGGCCCAAGAGCGAGGTGGAGAAGTGCGCAAAGTTCCTCCAGAAGATGATTGCCGACCTG ATAGAGAGTAGCTTCTCGCTCTCGGTTCCCATCTTCAAGCAGTTCCACAAAAACATCATCGGCAAAGGTGGTGCCAACATCAAAAAG ATCCGCGAGGAGACCAACACCAAGATCGACTTGCCCACTGAGAACAGCAACTCCGAGATGATCGCCATCACGGGTAAGAAGGGCAACTGTGAGGCGGCCAGAGATCGAATCCTCGCCATCCAGAGAGAACTG GCCAACATTAAAGAGACAGAGGTCACCATCCCGGCCAAGCTGCACAACTCCCTGATCGGCTCCAAGGGCTGCCTGGTCCGCGCCGTCATGGAGGAATGCGGCGGCGTCCACATCCACTTCCCCTCCGAGGGCTCGACGTCGGACAAGGTCACCATCAGGGGGCCCGCCGGCGAGGTGGAGAAGGCCAAGAAGCAACTGCTGCAGCTGGCTGAGGAGAAG CAAGTCAACAACTTCACAGCCGAACTGCAGGCCAAGCCAGAGTACCACAAGTTCCTGATCGGGCGCGGCGGGGCCAACGTTCGCCGCGTACGGGACAGGACGGGCGCACGCATCATCTTCCCGTCAACTGACGACCCCGAGCAGGAACTGATCACCATTGTGGGGAAAGAGGAAGCCGTCCGTCAGGCACAGAATGAACTAGAATGCCTGATCAAAAACCTG GATGACGTGGTGGAGGATAGCATGGATGTGGACGTACGCCACCACCGCCATTTTGTGTGCCGCAGAGGCCAGGTGCTGCGGGAGCTGGCCGAAGAATATGGCAGCGTTGCCGTCAGCTTTCCTCGCACGGGGGCCAACAGCCAGCGGGTCTCCCTGAAGGGAGCCAAGGACTGCGTGGAGGCCGCCAAAAAACGCATACGGGAGATCATCAAGGACCTG GAGTCCCAGGTGAGCGTGGAGGTGACGATCCCTCAGCGCTACCACCGCGCCATCATGGGGCCCAAAGGCAGCCGCATTCAGCACATCACCCGCGAGCACGAGGTCCAGATCAAGTTCCCGGAGAGAGACGACGCCAACGCAG GTCAAGAGGCTTCGCCGCAGGAGAGCGGCCACGTCTGTCCAGATGCGGAGCTCGTCCCCCGTAAGTGCGACGTCGTCGCCATCTTGGGGCGAGCCGAGAAGTGTGAGGTGGCCAAAGCTGCCCTGCTG GCCTTGGTGCCCATCACGGAGGACGTGGAGGTGTCCAATGAGCTTCATCGCTACGTCATCGGCCAGAAAGGCAGCGGAATCCGAAAGATGATGGAGGAATACGAG GTCAACATGTGGGTGCCGCAGCCCGAGCTGCGGCAGGACGCGATCCGGGTGACGGGCCTGCTGGCCAACGTGCAGCGAGCCAAGCGGGGCTTGCTGAGCCGGGCCAAAGAGCTTCAGGCTGAGCAGGAGGACAGG GCGCTGCGGAGCTTCAAGGCCACCGTATCGGTCGAGCCAAAGTTTCATCCCAAGATCATCGGTCGCAAGGGGGCGGTCGTTTCTCAGATCCGAAAAGACCACGACGTCAACATCCAGTTCCCCGACAAAGGCGACGAGCAGCAG GACCTGATCGTGGTGTCGGGGTACGAGGGGAACGTGGAGGAGGCGTGCGAGGCCATCCGGCAACTTGTGGCCGAGTTGCAGGAGATGGTGAGCCAAGACGTGCCCCTGGACCCCAGAACGCACGCCCGCATCATCGGCGCCCGCGGCAAAGCCATCCGCAAGCTGATGGAGGAGTTCAAG GTGGATATCCGGTTTCCTCCACCTGGCTCCGACGAACCTGACAAAGTGACGGTGACGGGTCTTCCCGAGACGGTCGACAACGCCGTCGAGCACCTGCTCAACCTGGAGGATGAATAC TTGCTCAGCATGACAGAGACCGAGAGGTTGGCGGCGTACATGAAACCTCCGTCGCGGTGCgggggaggcggcggcggcacgGGGGGGCCGGAAGATGGTACCGGGACTCCGGCGAAAGGCTTCGTGGTGCGCGACGCCCCCTGGAACGCCGCAGAGTACAAG